In Chloroflexota bacterium, the genomic window GGTTCACCTCCAATTGAGTGATGGCCGCGAATTGTGGGCCTCACCCGGCCACCCGACGGCTGACGGGCGCGAGTTAGGCGATCTTCAAGGCGGCGACCGGCTCGACGGTGGCGCCGTCACTTTTATCGAGCGTATTCCCTACGACCAGGCCGCCACCTATGACTTGTTGCCGGCAGGCGCTACCGGCGCTTACTGGGCGAACGGCATTCTGATAGGCAGTACGCTGTCCAAGTGACCATACGGTTTCACGGGGTTTGGGGTTTTGTTTTAGCAGGCATGATAGAGAACTTGGGTCTCCCGGCTTGAGCGTGAATTGGGACGCAGATTTTGTTTTTTATCAGCGAAAATCAGCGCGCAGAGCGTCTGCGTCCCAAAACTTTTTTTCACGTTAAATCTGGTAGAGCCAGAACTTGCCTACCCGTTCCCCCTCAACCGCGGATCGAGCGTGTCGCGCAAGCCATCGCCGATAAAATTGAAGGCGGTGACTGTCAGGAGAATAGACAGGCCGGGGAAGAGGGAGAGCCAGGGCTGGGTGCTGATAAACTTCCGGCCCTCGCTGATCATGACCCCCCACTCCGGCGTGGGCGGCTGCGCCCCAAAGCCAATGAAACTCAGGCCCGCCGCCGAGAGGATGGCCCCGCCCATGTCGAAGCTGGCTTGCACCAGGATCGGCGCCAGGCTGTTTGGCAGGAGATGACGCCAGATGATACGCCCCGGCGAAGCGCCGAGCGCGCGGGTGGCCTCCACAAATTCGCGCTCTCGCAAGGACAGCACCTGGCCACGCGCCAGCCGGGCATACACCGGCCAGGTCACCACCGCAATCGCAATCATGGCGTTGTTCAGGCTGGGGCCGAGCGCCCCGGCAATTGCCATTGCCAGGATGAGCGCGGGGAATGCCAGGAAGACATCGGTCACTCGCATCAAGGCCTCGTCCACCAGCCCGCGTTGGTAGCCAGCCACCAACCCCACCAACGTTCCAAACGTCCCGGCAGAGCCGACCACCACCAAACCAATCGTCAGCGAAATGCGTGTTCCGAAAAGAATGCGACTCAACACGTCCCGGCCCAATTGATCGGTGCCGAGCCAATGGGTCGAGGATGGCGGCTTGAGGCGAAATGACAGGTCTTGTTCGAGCGGGTCGGCGGGCGCTAACACCGGGGCCAGCAATCCGCTCAGGGCAAAGAAGAGCATTAGCGCCAGACCGGCCACAGTCAACGGACTGCGCAGGAATGCTGGCCGCCGCCGAACCGGGGCGGTCGTTTCAAGCGAGGACAATACGCTTGTCTCTGAAGGTTCAGCCATGTTGGATGCGCGGGTCGAGCCAGTGATAGCCCAGGTCTACCAGCAAGTTTGCCAGCGGATAGATCACGGCGGCTAATAGTGTTACGCCCATCACCGCCGGGAAGTCGAGGCTGATGGCTGAGGCCGTCGCGTAACGGCCTAACCCCGGCCAACTGAAGATGGTCTCCGTCAGTACCGCGCCGGAGAGAAGACTGCCGAACGTCACGCCGATAATGGTCAGGGTGGGGATCAGCGCATTGCGCAACCCGTGCCGCAGGATGACGGCCCGCTGGCGCAACCCTTTGGCCCGGGCGACCAGCATGTAATCCTGACGCATGACTTCCAACATGCTCGACCGCATCATGCGGGCGATGACCGCCGTCGAAAAATAGCCGAGGGTGAAGGCCGGCAGGAGCAAGTGATGCAGACTGCTTTGGAGGGCAGCCACGTTGCCGGTGAGCAGACTGTCCACGACGTACAGCCCGGTGATCGAATGCGGCGGGTCGAGGAATTGATCGAGGCGGGCCCCGCTGGGCAGCCAGTCGAGCCGGCTGTAGAAGAGGCTGATGAGCATCAACCCCAGCCAGAAGATCGGCAGGGAGCCGCCGACGAGCGAGAACACGCGCACGAAGTGATCGGGCAGGCGGTTGCGGGCGACGGCCGAGATCATGCCAGCCGGGAGGCCGATGAACAACGACACGATCAATGCGGCAAACGACAGTTCAAACGTCGCCGGCAAAAAATCGCGCAGGTCGTCGGCCACCGGCCGCCGGGTGCGGATGCTCCGGCCCAGATCGCCGTGGAGCAGGCCGGTCATGTAAATCACATATTGCTCGGCCAGCGGCTTGTCGAGTCCGTACTCGGCCCGGAAGGCGGCGATTTGGTCGTCGGTGGCGTGGTCGCCCAGGGCCGCCGCGACCGGGTCGGCGGGCACGACGTGGGAGATGGCGAAGGTGATGATGGACACGCCGACCATCACGAACACGATGCCAACCAACCGGCGGATAAAATAAGTAAGCAGGCGCATCAAAGTTGTCAGGCCCTAAGGGTCTCGCGAAGCGGACCCTTAGGGTCTGAGGAAAACTGAAGGAAAACAGACGACGCGCCAATCTGTCGGGAAACAGAATCGGCGCGTCGCTGTGATCTAAAGTGACAAGCCTCGTGTTCCTTTACTTGCCAATTGTCCAGAAATCGGTGTAGCCCATCGGGTTCCAGGCAAAAC contains:
- a CDS encoding ABC transporter permease; this translates as MAEPSETSVLSSLETTAPVRRRPAFLRSPLTVAGLALMLFFALSGLLAPVLAPADPLEQDLSFRLKPPSSTHWLGTDQLGRDVLSRILFGTRISLTIGLVVVGSAGTFGTLVGLVAGYQRGLVDEALMRVTDVFLAFPALILAMAIAGALGPSLNNAMIAIAVVTWPVYARLARGQVLSLREREFVEATRALGASPGRIIWRHLLPNSLAPILVQASFDMGGAILSAAGLSFIGFGAQPPTPEWGVMISEGRKFISTQPWLSLFPGLSILLTVTAFNFIGDGLRDTLDPRLRGNG
- a CDS encoding ABC transporter permease, yielding MRLLTYFIRRLVGIVFVMVGVSIITFAISHVVPADPVAAALGDHATDDQIAAFRAEYGLDKPLAEQYVIYMTGLLHGDLGRSIRTRRPVADDLRDFLPATFELSFAALIVSLFIGLPAGMISAVARNRLPDHFVRVFSLVGGSLPIFWLGLMLISLFYSRLDWLPSGARLDQFLDPPHSITGLYVVDSLLTGNVAALQSSLHHLLLPAFTLGYFSTAVIARMMRSSMLEVMRQDYMLVARAKGLRQRAVILRHGLRNALIPTLTIIGVTFGSLLSGAVLTETIFSWPGLGRYATASAISLDFPAVMGVTLLAAVIYPLANLLVDLGYHWLDPRIQHG